The window ATACGCCGGTCAGAGGTTAAGACCATTCTGATAAAGCTGAAAAACATATCATTTTTAGATAACCTGCGCAACAAAATGGCTGGTATATAGGGAGGGGCACTATGAAACTGGAACGACACAGCAAAATTGTGGAACTCATCGGAAAATACGAGATCGAAACTCAGGAGGAGCTGGCGGATTATTTGAATCAGGCAGGCTTTGCAGTCACCCAGGCAACGGTTTCCAGAGATATCAGGGAGCTGAAGCTGACAAAGGTTCAGTCTGAGTCAGGAAAGCAGCGGTATGTGGTGCTTCAAAACCAGAGTTCCTTCAGTGATAAGTACATCCGGATCCTGCGGGATGGCTATTTATCCATGGACATGGCACAGAACATTCTGGTCATAAAGACCGTATCCGGCATGGCTATGGCGGTGGCTGCTGCGTTAGACGCCCTTCATTTCAGTGAAATGGTGGGCTGTATTGCAGGAGATGACACCATCATGTGCGCCATTCGGAGCTCTGATGATACCATACTCATGATGGACAAGCTTAAAAAACTCATTACGGGATAAAGGAGGCCGCCATGCTTTCAGAATTACACGTAAAGAACCTAGCCCTGATCGAAAAAGCCGATGTGGAGTTTGGACAGGGTTTTAATGTCCTCACCGGCGAAACCGGAGCCGGTAAATCCATTATTATCGGCTCCGTTACCATTGCTCTTGGGGGCAAGACGCCAAAGGATATTATTAGAAAGGGCACAGAATACGCCTATATTGAACTGATCTTTACGGTCAGGGACACAGAGAAAGTCCGCCTGTTAAAAGAGCTGGACGTTTATCCTGACGGAGATGGTACGGTCATTATTTCAAAAAAGATCATGCCCTCCAGAAGCTTGAGCAAAATCAATGACGAAACCGTGACCGCAGGGAAGCTGCGGGATATAACGGGCCTTCTCATCGATATTCATGGACAGCATGAACATCAGTCTTTACTCTACAAATCCAAACATCTTGAGATTCTGGACCGCTACCAGGAGAAAAAGTCCCATGAGCTAAAAGAAAATATTGCAGATACATATAAGGAATATGTCCGGCTGAAAGACCGCCTTTCCGCCTTCCAGCTAGACGAAGAGGTCAGGCTCAGGGAAATGGATTTTATCCGTTACGAGATAGAAGAGATCGAGAATGCCCGTCTAAAAGAAGGAGAAAAGGAAGAACTGTCTTCCAGGTACCGGCTGTTTGTGAACGCAAAAAAAATAACCGAAAGCCTTTCCATTGCTTATTCCGCCGTGGATTCGGACTTTATCAGCCGTGCTTTAAAAGAAGTGGAGTCAGTTGCTTCCTACGATGAAAGACTTTCTGCCATAAGGGACCAGCTTTTTGATGCGGATTCCATCTTAAGTGATATCAACCGGGAAATAACCTCTTATATGGATGACATGTCTTTTGATGAAGAGGAATACGGACAGATAGAGGAGCGGCTTGATGTCATTCACAATCTGGAAGCAAAATACGGGGGAAGTCTGGATCAGATTTTTATAAATCTGGAAGAAAAGCAGAAACGCCTGGACGAGTTGGAAGATTATGACGGGGCTAAAAAGAGAACGGCAGAAGAGCTTCAAAGGGTATCGGACCGGCTGGAACATCTTTCCGGGCAATTATCTGAAATGAGAAAGCATACGGCTAAGGAGCTGACAAAAAAGATAAGAGAAGGATTAAAGGACTTAAATTTCATTGATGTGGAATTTTCCATGGAATTTTCACGCCTTGGACATTATACGGCTAACGGCTTTGACGAGGCCGAATTTTTGATTTCCACGAATCCCGGTGAGCCTTTAAAGCCTTTGGGAATGGTAGCTTCCGGCGGCGAGCTGTCCAGGATCATGCTGGCAATTAAAACTGTGCTGGCAGATACGGATGACATTCCGACTTTGATTTTTGATGAGATCGACACCGGCATCAGCGGGCGCACGGCCCAGAAGG of the Lacrimispora indolis DSM 755 genome contains:
- the argR gene encoding arginine repressor, which gives rise to MKLERHSKIVELIGKYEIETQEELADYLNQAGFAVTQATVSRDIRELKLTKVQSESGKQRYVVLQNQSSFSDKYIRILRDGYLSMDMAQNILVIKTVSGMAMAVAAALDALHFSEMVGCIAGDDTIMCAIRSSDDTILMMDKLKKLITG
- the recN gene encoding DNA repair protein RecN: MLSELHVKNLALIEKADVEFGQGFNVLTGETGAGKSIIIGSVTIALGGKTPKDIIRKGTEYAYIELIFTVRDTEKVRLLKELDVYPDGDGTVIISKKIMPSRSLSKINDETVTAGKLRDITGLLIDIHGQHEHQSLLYKSKHLEILDRYQEKKSHELKENIADTYKEYVRLKDRLSAFQLDEEVRLREMDFIRYEIEEIENARLKEGEKEELSSRYRLFVNAKKITESLSIAYSAVDSDFISRALKEVESVASYDERLSAIRDQLFDADSILSDINREITSYMDDMSFDEEEYGQIEERLDVIHNLEAKYGGSLDQIFINLEEKQKRLDELEDYDGAKKRTAEELQRVSDRLEHLSGQLSEMRKHTAKELTKKIREGLKDLNFIDVEFSMEFSRLGHYTANGFDEAEFLISTNPGEPLKPLGMVASGGELSRIMLAIKTVLADTDDIPTLIFDEIDTGISGRTAQKVSEKLAYIAGNHQVICITHLPQIAAMADCHYEIAKAVEEGRTATSIHRLGGEEVVEELARLLGGAEITEAVRANAREMKRLAKESR